The following proteins are co-located in the Noviherbaspirillum sp. UKPF54 genome:
- the hpnC gene encoding squalene synthase HpnC has protein sequence MSIEHYENFPVASLLLPARLRPAVEAIYAFARSADDLADEEDAAPETRLQALRAYEQALDAIEHAQLIEQPLFRNLAKAVEAHRLPLQPLRDLLSAFRQDVSTTRYPSFSSLLDYCRRSANPVGALMLHLYESATEQNLRDSDAICTALQLINFWQDVAIDWSKSRIYLPEEDLERFGVGAGHIATGTVDDAWRALMRYEVGRARAMMLSGAPLASRLGGRIGWELRLVVQGGLRILDRIEAADFDVFRRRPRLRAWDWSVMLARAFRM, from the coding sequence ATGTCAATCGAGCACTACGAAAACTTTCCTGTTGCCTCCCTCTTGTTGCCGGCGCGGCTGCGACCGGCCGTCGAGGCCATCTATGCCTTCGCCCGCAGCGCGGACGATCTGGCGGACGAAGAAGATGCTGCTCCGGAAACGCGCCTGCAAGCCTTGCGGGCATACGAGCAGGCGCTCGACGCCATTGAGCACGCGCAGTTGATCGAGCAGCCGTTGTTCCGGAACCTGGCAAAGGCTGTCGAGGCGCATCGACTGCCCCTGCAACCGTTGCGCGACTTGCTATCGGCCTTCAGGCAAGATGTATCGACCACGCGCTACCCCAGCTTCTCGTCGCTGCTCGACTATTGCCGGCGCTCGGCCAATCCGGTAGGAGCCCTGATGCTGCATCTCTATGAAAGCGCCACCGAACAAAATCTCAGGGATTCGGATGCCATATGCACTGCCTTGCAGCTGATTAATTTCTGGCAGGATGTCGCGATCGACTGGTCCAAGTCGCGCATCTATCTTCCTGAGGAAGACCTGGAGCGATTCGGCGTCGGCGCCGGGCATATCGCCACCGGCACGGTCGATGACGCCTGGCGGGCGCTGATGCGCTACGAGGTCGGGCGCGCGCGCGCGATGATGCTGTCCGGCGCTCCGCTCGCATCGCGGCTCGGCGGGCGCATCGGCTGGGAACTGCGCCTCGTCGTGCAAGGCGGACTGCGCATTCTCGACCGCATCGAAGCGGCGGACTTTGATGTATTCCGGCGCAGGCCACGACTGCGCGCCTGGGACTGGAGCGTCATGCTGGCGCGTGCCTTCCGCATGTAA
- the hpnE gene encoding hydroxysqualene dehydroxylase HpnE has product MSAASSARVAVIGGGWSGCAAAVELARLGHAVVLFEAARMLGGRARGVDINGMRLDNGQHILLGAYTETLRLMRTLGIDAAKVLLRLPLQMCYPAQCDGMQFVTPRLPAPLHVLAGLWRATGLEREDKLSLARFSTSARWMDWRLDTDCSVTELLDRFDQPDRLIRLMWRPLCIAALNTPPERASAQIFLNVLRDSLGAGRAASDMLVPRVDLSELMPQHAAAYIARHGGEVRCGTTVGGIARNGRRWQLAASAGESKEEIGEFDAIVVATQAHHAARLLSAFSETLPLPAFEHEPITTCFLQYAADTRLPRPFFALLDNGASGLWGQFVFDRGQLDAKQAGLLAVVVSASGEAIAGGHEALADALAGQLANAFMRPELAAPRWSRVISEKRATFSCHPGLARPANRTGIPGLTLAGDYTAGDYPATLESAVRSGVQAARTLFETS; this is encoded by the coding sequence ATGTCCGCGGCTAGCAGCGCCCGCGTCGCCGTCATCGGCGGCGGCTGGTCAGGCTGCGCCGCCGCTGTCGAGCTGGCGCGACTTGGACATGCAGTCGTGCTGTTCGAAGCGGCGCGCATGCTCGGAGGCCGCGCCCGTGGCGTCGACATCAATGGAATGCGGCTGGATAACGGCCAGCACATCCTGCTCGGCGCCTATACCGAAACCCTGCGCCTGATGCGCACGCTGGGCATCGATGCCGCCAAGGTGCTGCTGCGCCTGCCGCTGCAAATGTGTTATCCGGCGCAATGCGACGGCATGCAGTTCGTCACGCCGCGCCTGCCGGCGCCGCTGCACGTGCTCGCCGGCCTCTGGCGCGCAACCGGGCTGGAGCGGGAAGACAAGCTGTCGCTAGCGCGTTTTTCGACGTCCGCGCGCTGGATGGATTGGCGGCTCGACACCGATTGCAGCGTGACCGAACTGCTGGACCGTTTCGACCAGCCTGACCGCCTGATCCGGCTGATGTGGCGTCCTCTGTGCATCGCGGCGCTGAACACGCCGCCGGAACGGGCCTCAGCACAAATTTTCCTGAACGTGCTGCGCGACAGTCTCGGCGCGGGCCGTGCCGCGTCCGACATGCTTGTTCCGCGCGTCGACTTGAGCGAACTGATGCCTCAGCATGCCGCCGCATATATTGCACGTCACGGCGGAGAAGTCCGCTGTGGCACGACGGTCGGCGGCATCGCTCGCAACGGCCGGCGCTGGCAGCTTGCGGCAAGCGCCGGCGAATCGAAGGAAGAAATCGGGGAATTCGACGCGATCGTCGTCGCAACCCAGGCCCATCATGCCGCACGCCTGCTCTCGGCCTTCTCCGAGACGCTGCCCCTGCCCGCGTTCGAGCACGAGCCAATTACGACCTGCTTCCTGCAATATGCGGCGGACACGCGCCTGCCGCGCCCCTTCTTCGCATTGCTGGACAATGGCGCGTCCGGGCTGTGGGGGCAGTTCGTATTCGACCGCGGCCAGCTCGACGCGAAGCAGGCGGGCTTACTGGCGGTGGTTGTCAGTGCATCGGGCGAAGCGATCGCTGGCGGTCACGAAGCGCTGGCAGATGCGTTGGCCGGGCAGCTGGCAAACGCCTTCATGCGGCCGGAACTCGCCGCGCCGCGCTGGTCCAGGGTCATTTCCGAAAAGCGCGCGACCTTTTCCTGCCATCCGGGACTTGCGCGTCCTGCCAATCGCACCGGAATCCCCGGCCTTACGCTTGCCGGCGACTACACGGCAGGAGACTATCCGGCCACACTGGAGTCCGCCGTGCGCAGCGGCGTGCAGGCGGCGCGCACGCTTTTTGAAACGTCCTGA
- a CDS encoding efflux RND transporter periplasmic adaptor subunit gives MAAPENPCPSIMPLQSLPRLALLALSSLALLAACSKPVEKAEEIRPVRAIRLAAGNVDVAAEFSGEVRARIESRLGFRVGGKIIARKVDVGAIVKRGQVLMQLDPQDMQLAQAQANAGLKAAESNRDLARAELKRYQDLREKNFVSQAVLDSKETAFKAAQASYEQALAAFRNQSNQAGYTTLVSDVDGVVTGVDAEVGQVVAPGTPVVRVARTGEKEIVIGIPEDKVDVLRRMTDVRVRTWARPDEIIPGKLRELSPVADPATRTYTAKIAIPNAPDHVKLGMTAYVAFSTKSQDAMITLPLTALFQDKSATAVWVVENGAVKAVPVQVAGSSGNEIVVAAGISPGQTIVTAGVNLLKPGQKVKILGGDAAAKDEKALASGRNPAPLAPAALNAGAGQ, from the coding sequence ATGGCCGCTCCTGAAAATCCATGTCCGTCGATAATGCCGCTGCAGTCTCTGCCGCGCCTTGCATTGCTGGCGCTGTCGAGCCTGGCCCTTTTGGCCGCTTGTTCCAAGCCGGTCGAAAAGGCGGAGGAAATCCGGCCGGTGCGTGCCATTCGGCTGGCAGCAGGCAATGTCGACGTTGCAGCCGAGTTTTCCGGCGAGGTACGCGCCCGCATCGAGTCGCGCCTGGGTTTTCGCGTCGGAGGCAAGATCATTGCGCGCAAGGTAGACGTCGGCGCCATTGTGAAGCGCGGGCAGGTGCTCATGCAACTCGATCCACAGGATATGCAACTGGCCCAGGCGCAAGCCAATGCCGGGCTGAAGGCGGCGGAGAGCAATCGCGATCTGGCCAGGGCGGAATTGAAGCGATACCAGGATTTGCGCGAAAAGAATTTTGTTAGCCAGGCCGTCCTGGACAGCAAGGAAACGGCCTTCAAGGCCGCGCAGGCCAGCTATGAACAGGCGCTGGCCGCCTTCCGCAACCAGTCGAACCAGGCGGGTTACACGACACTCGTTTCCGACGTCGACGGCGTCGTGACCGGGGTCGATGCCGAGGTGGGGCAGGTTGTCGCGCCGGGCACGCCCGTGGTGCGGGTTGCGCGAACCGGCGAAAAGGAAATCGTGATCGGAATCCCGGAAGACAAGGTGGACGTCTTGCGGCGGATGACGGATGTGCGCGTGCGTACCTGGGCCAGGCCGGATGAAATCATCCCGGGCAAACTGCGCGAGCTGTCGCCGGTCGCGGACCCGGCTACCCGAACCTACACGGCGAAAATCGCCATTCCGAACGCGCCCGATCACGTCAAGCTGGGCATGACCGCCTACGTTGCATTTTCCACGAAGTCGCAGGACGCGATGATCACTTTGCCGCTGACGGCGTTATTCCAGGATAAGTCGGCCACTGCAGTGTGGGTGGTGGAGAACGGCGCGGTAAAAGCGGTGCCGGTGCAAGTCGCAGGAAGTTCCGGCAATGAAATCGTCGTGGCCGCCGGCATTTCTCCCGGTCAGACCATCGTCACGGCCGGCGTCAATCTCCTCAAGCCGGGCCAAAAGGTGAAGATCCTCGGCGGCGACGCTGCAGCGAAAGACGAGAAGGCGCTGGCATCCGGCCGCAATCCCGCGCCGCTCGCTCCCGCTGCCTTGAATGCCGGAGCCGGCCAATGA
- the radA gene encoding DNA repair protein RadA: MAKQKTNYTCTECGGVSSKWAGQCPSCGQWNTLVETVVEAAGNRFSGQYRGLAQTSPVLSLADIEAIDVPRFGTGIEEFDRVLGGGLVAGGVVLIGGDPGIGKSTLLLQALANMSRLKKVLYVSGEESGAQIALRARRLAIDAKELQLQAEIQLEKILNTLAEHKPQVAVIDSIQTIYSDALTSAPGSVAQVRECAAQLTRVAKQSGITIIMVGHVTKEGALAGPRVLEHIVDTVLYFEGDTHSSFRLVRAFKNRFGAVNELGVFAMTEKGLKGVSNPSALFLSQHDSQVPGSCVMVTQEGTRPLLVEIQALVDTSHVPNARRLSVGLEQNRLAMLLAVLHRHAAIAAFDQDVFINAVGGVKITEPAADLAVLLAIHSSMRNKPLPRGLVVFGEVGLAGEIRPAPRGQERLREAAKLGFSLALIPKANAPKQQIEGLNIIGVERIDEAMNRIRDAE, from the coding sequence ATGGCAAAGCAAAAAACCAACTACACCTGCACCGAATGCGGCGGCGTCTCCAGTAAATGGGCCGGGCAGTGCCCCTCGTGCGGGCAGTGGAACACGCTCGTCGAAACCGTGGTGGAAGCCGCCGGCAACCGCTTTTCGGGCCAGTATCGCGGCCTCGCGCAAACCTCGCCCGTGCTCAGCCTGGCCGACATCGAAGCCATCGACGTGCCGCGCTTCGGCACAGGGATCGAGGAATTTGACCGCGTGCTGGGCGGCGGTCTGGTGGCGGGCGGCGTGGTGCTGATCGGAGGTGATCCAGGCATCGGCAAATCGACCCTGCTGCTGCAGGCGCTGGCCAACATGTCGCGCCTGAAGAAGGTGCTGTACGTCAGCGGCGAGGAATCCGGCGCCCAGATCGCGCTGCGCGCCCGGCGCCTTGCGATCGATGCGAAAGAATTGCAGCTGCAGGCCGAGATCCAGCTGGAAAAAATCCTCAATACGCTGGCCGAACACAAGCCGCAGGTAGCGGTGATCGACTCGATCCAGACCATTTATTCCGATGCGCTGACGTCGGCGCCCGGCTCGGTGGCGCAGGTGCGCGAATGCGCGGCGCAGCTCACGCGCGTCGCCAAGCAGTCGGGCATCACGATCATCATGGTCGGCCATGTCACCAAGGAAGGTGCCCTGGCCGGGCCGCGCGTGCTGGAGCACATCGTCGACACCGTGCTGTATTTCGAAGGCGACACGCATTCCAGTTTCCGCCTGGTGCGGGCGTTCAAGAACCGCTTCGGCGCGGTCAACGAGCTGGGCGTGTTCGCCATGACCGAGAAGGGGCTCAAGGGCGTCTCCAACCCTTCCGCACTGTTCCTGTCGCAGCATGACAGCCAGGTACCGGGCTCCTGCGTGATGGTGACTCAGGAAGGTACTCGGCCCTTGCTGGTCGAGATCCAGGCGCTGGTCGATACCTCGCACGTGCCGAATGCGCGCCGGCTGTCGGTCGGACTGGAGCAGAACCGGCTGGCCATGCTGCTGGCAGTGCTGCACCGCCACGCCGCCATCGCCGCATTCGACCAGGACGTCTTCATCAATGCCGTCGGCGGCGTGAAGATCACGGAGCCGGCCGCCGACCTGGCGGTGCTGCTGGCGATTCATTCGTCGATGCGCAACAAGCCCTTGCCGCGCGGGCTGGTAGTGTTCGGCGAGGTCGGACTGGCCGGTGAAATCCGCCCCGCGCCGCGCGGGCAGGAGCGCTTGCGCGAAGCGGCGAAGCTGGGCTTTTCGCTGGCGCTGATCCCGAAAGCCAATGCGCCCAAGCAGCAGATCGAAGGCTTGAACATCATCGGCGTCGAGCGCATCGACGAGGCGATGAACCGGATTCGCGACGCCGAGTAG
- the alr gene encoding alanine racemase codes for MPRPLVATIHLAALQHNLAVARKSAPSSKIWAVVKANAYGHGLARGMRAFSSADGLALIEVDGAVRLREMGWRKPVLLLEGFFDPADVPVLAAHQVQTAVHCIEQIEMLEQSPVRSPIDAYLKMNSGMNRLGFSPETYRAAYERLRAAPMVRHIGLMTHFANADDIHNPSLPLDEQVRRFQRGTDGLPGDRCIANSAAVLTRPELACAWVRPGIMLYGGTPGGASAQEFGLRPAMTLTSEIIGTQEIDAPEAVGYGSRFIADKPMKIGVVACGYADGYPRHAPTGTPILVDGVRTRIVGRVSMDMLNVDLTDVPGAHVGSKVTLWGEGLPIDEVAGAAGTIGYELMCALAPRVKVIEQ; via the coding sequence ATGCCAAGACCGCTCGTTGCTACCATTCATCTCGCTGCGCTGCAGCACAATCTCGCCGTCGCAAGAAAATCCGCACCGTCTTCGAAAATCTGGGCTGTCGTCAAGGCCAACGCGTATGGCCACGGCCTGGCGCGCGGCATGCGCGCGTTTTCGTCCGCGGACGGCCTGGCGCTGATCGAAGTCGATGGCGCCGTGCGCCTGCGCGAAATGGGCTGGCGCAAGCCGGTTCTCTTGTTGGAAGGATTTTTCGATCCAGCCGATGTTCCGGTATTGGCCGCGCACCAGGTGCAGACGGCCGTGCATTGCATCGAGCAGATCGAGATGCTTGAACAATCGCCGGTGCGTTCCCCGATCGATGCCTACCTGAAAATGAACAGCGGCATGAACCGGCTCGGCTTTTCGCCCGAGACCTATCGTGCCGCCTACGAGCGCTTGAGGGCGGCGCCGATGGTGCGCCATATCGGCCTGATGACCCATTTTGCCAATGCCGACGACATCCATAACCCGAGCTTGCCGCTGGACGAGCAGGTGCGGCGCTTTCAGCGCGGCACCGACGGTCTTCCCGGGGATCGCTGCATAGCCAATTCGGCCGCCGTGCTGACGCGCCCCGAACTCGCATGCGCCTGGGTTCGCCCCGGCATCATGCTGTACGGCGGCACCCCCGGCGGCGCCAGCGCTCAGGAATTCGGATTGCGCCCGGCGATGACCTTAACCAGCGAGATCATCGGCACGCAGGAGATCGACGCGCCGGAAGCGGTCGGCTATGGCAGCCGTTTTATCGCCGACAAGCCGATGAAAATCGGCGTGGTCGCCTGCGGTTATGCCGACGGCTATCCGCGCCACGCACCGACTGGAACGCCCATCCTGGTCGATGGCGTCAGAACGCGCATCGTCGGTCGTGTGTCGATGGACATGCTGAACGTCGATTTGACTGATGTGCCTGGTGCGCATGTGGGCAGCAAAGTCACGCTCTGGGGCGAAGGCTTGCCGATCGACGAGGTCGCCGGCGCGGCGGGAACCATCGGCTACGAGTTGATGTGCGCGCTGGCGCCGCGCGTCAAGGTAATCGAGCAGTGA
- the lplT gene encoding lysophospholipid transporter LplT, producing the protein MNRGFYTIMAAQFFSSLADNALLIAAIALLAEMNSPAWMTPLLKLFFVLSYVLLAAFVGAFADSLPKGRVMFITNLIKIVGCGMMFVAVHPLVAYAVVGFGAAAYSPAKYGILTELLPPEKLVAANGWIEGLTVVSIILGTVMGGALVNPTVASTLLSMKIPFIATPSAAALTIIMIVYIIAMVFNTKIPDTGARYPHQERNPIRLIADFSGCFTTLWKDKLGQISLAVTTLFWGAGATLQFIVLKWAEKSLQMPLDKAAVLQGIFAVGVAIGAGAAARIVPLRKSLTVMPLGVAMGLLVMTMTMVHSVWIAYPLLILIGALSGYFVVPMNALLQHRGYVLMSAGHSIAVQNFNENMSVLTMLMLYAMMVKLNLNVNIVIILFGLFVSGTMLLTMRRHASNQHKFDSLSLIGEHKH; encoded by the coding sequence ATGAATCGCGGTTTCTACACCATTATGGCGGCGCAGTTTTTTTCGTCGCTCGCGGATAACGCCCTCCTGATCGCGGCTATCGCGCTGTTGGCAGAAATGAATTCTCCGGCCTGGATGACGCCGCTGCTCAAGCTGTTCTTCGTGCTCTCGTACGTCCTGCTGGCCGCCTTCGTCGGCGCGTTTGCCGATTCGCTGCCCAAGGGCCGCGTCATGTTCATCACCAATCTGATCAAGATTGTCGGCTGCGGCATGATGTTCGTCGCCGTGCACCCGCTCGTCGCCTATGCGGTAGTCGGGTTCGGCGCGGCGGCATACTCGCCTGCCAAATACGGCATCCTGACCGAGCTGCTGCCGCCGGAAAAACTGGTGGCGGCCAACGGCTGGATCGAAGGCTTGACGGTGGTGTCGATCATTCTCGGCACCGTCATGGGCGGCGCGCTGGTCAACCCCACCGTCGCGTCGACCTTGTTGAGCATGAAGATTCCCTTCATTGCCACCCCGTCGGCCGCGGCCCTGACGATCATCATGATCGTCTATATCATCGCCATGGTGTTCAACACCAAAATTCCCGACACCGGGGCGCGCTATCCGCACCAGGAACGCAATCCGATCAGATTGATCGCCGATTTTTCTGGCTGTTTCACCACGCTGTGGAAGGATAAGCTGGGGCAGATTTCCCTGGCCGTCACGACGCTCTTCTGGGGAGCCGGCGCGACCCTGCAATTCATCGTCCTGAAGTGGGCGGAAAAATCCTTGCAGATGCCGCTGGATAAGGCTGCCGTCCTGCAAGGAATTTTCGCGGTCGGCGTTGCGATCGGCGCGGGCGCCGCCGCACGCATCGTACCGTTAAGGAAATCCCTTACTGTCATGCCGCTGGGCGTGGCGATGGGCTTGCTCGTCATGACCATGACCATGGTGCATTCGGTATGGATCGCCTATCCGCTGCTGATCCTGATCGGCGCGTTGTCCGGGTATTTCGTGGTGCCGATGAATGCTCTGCTGCAGCATCGCGGCTATGTGCTGATGAGCGCCGGCCACTCGATCGCCGTGCAGAATTTCAACGAAAACATGTCGGTGCTGACCATGCTGATGCTGTACGCGATGATGGTGAAGCTGAACCTGAACGTCAACATCGTCATCATTCTGTTCGGGCTGTTTGTTTCCGGCACCATGCTCCTGACCATGCGCAGGCATGCCAGTAACCAGCATAAATTCGATTCGCTTTCATTGATCGGCGAACACAAGCACTGA
- the hpnD gene encoding presqualene diphosphate synthase HpnD, producing MSPDEYCQQKAVQSGSSFYYSFLFLPVERRRAITALYALCREVDDTVDECSDVTIARNKLQWWRKEIKAMLDGAPTHPVTKALQPHLTTYSLDGKHLLAIVDGMEMDLDQTRYLDFAGLKRYCWHVAGVVGILSANIFGVTQPQTLQYAEKLGLAFQLTNIIRDVGEDARKGRIYLPVNDLQQFNVTAADILKGRHGDNFEKLMRFQAERARAAYDEAFALLPRADRRAQRPGLIMASIYRALLDEIERDGFHVLNQKISLTPIRKLWLAWKTYVRG from the coding sequence ATGTCGCCAGACGAATACTGCCAACAAAAAGCCGTACAAAGCGGTTCCAGTTTTTATTACAGTTTCCTGTTCCTTCCGGTCGAGCGCAGGCGCGCCATTACCGCCCTGTACGCGCTATGCCGCGAAGTGGACGACACGGTGGACGAATGTTCCGACGTCACGATTGCTCGTAACAAGCTGCAATGGTGGCGCAAGGAGATCAAAGCCATGCTGGACGGCGCTCCCACCCATCCGGTGACAAAGGCGCTGCAGCCGCACCTGACAACCTATTCTCTCGACGGCAAGCACCTGCTTGCGATTGTCGATGGCATGGAAATGGACCTCGACCAGACGCGCTATTTGGATTTCGCGGGATTGAAGCGGTACTGCTGGCACGTCGCCGGCGTGGTGGGCATCCTTTCCGCCAACATCTTTGGCGTCACGCAGCCGCAGACCCTGCAGTATGCGGAAAAGCTCGGCCTCGCCTTTCAGCTGACAAACATCATCCGGGATGTCGGCGAGGATGCGCGCAAGGGGCGCATTTACCTGCCGGTGAATGACTTACAGCAGTTCAACGTCACTGCCGCCGACATCCTGAAAGGACGGCATGGCGACAATTTCGAAAAGCTGATGCGCTTCCAGGCCGAGCGCGCCCGTGCCGCTTATGACGAAGCCTTCGCACTGCTGCCGCGCGCCGATCGCCGCGCGCAGCGTCCCGGCCTGATCATGGCTTCGATTTATCGTGCGCTGCTAGACGAGATCGAGCGCGACGGTTTTCACGTGCTGAACCAGAAGATTTCCCTCACGCCGATCCGCAAGTTGTGGCTGGCGTGGAAGACCTATGTCCGCGGCTAG